In Kryptolebias marmoratus isolate JLee-2015 linkage group LG22, ASM164957v2, whole genome shotgun sequence, a single window of DNA contains:
- the ogfrl1 gene encoding opioid growth factor receptor-like protein 1, with translation MGNLVGSWRYKEPSTVEECDSTWGSDSESDDPAAEEDSGISESASAAEGEQAAGHSGDASPQLTDSPESTPKMKRSFYAARDLYKYRHSYPNYRKPRQPSEYRNLRFYMNKIPLVPDGIFIEEILTKWRGHYDKLEHNHTYIQWLFPLREQGLNFYAHELTQDEIKEFQSTREAKRRFVAAYSLMLDFYGVKLLDKSGNVARAPNWQERFQHLNESHHNYLRITRILKSLGELGFEAFKVPLVRLFLEESLCHGTLPNMQHSVLEYYVYTIRLPATRRRLLRFARQHYRPPHAFLWGPPPKKRAGGGSSGGSSAGAGSSGIRAPAPTPEQHRREEEEEEEEEEQESTALSRSRVKVSSHDAILCQNLTGSGLKGCPELDANMIGLQGALMVIGGRTERDGYGEAIPL, from the exons ATGGGAAACCTGGTGGGCAGCTGGCGTTACAAGGAGCCGAGCACCGTGGAGGAATGCGACTCGACGTGGGGCTCGGACTCGGAGAGCGACGACCCGGCGGCCGAGGAAGACAGCGGCATCTCGGAGTCCGCGAGCGCGGCGGAGGGCGAGCAGGCCGCCGGACACAGCGGAGACGCCTCCCCGCAG CTGACTGACTCTCCAGAGTCCACTCCAAAGATGAAGAGGAGCTTCTACGCTGCCAGGGACCTCTACAAATACCGTCACAGCTACCCG AACTACAGGAAGCCCAGGCAGCCCAGCGAGTACAGAAACCTGCGCTTCTACATGAACAAAATCCCGCTGGTCCCTGATG GGATCTTCATCGAGGAGATCCTCACCAAATGGAGAGGACACTACGACAAGCTGGAGCACAATCACACCTACATCCAGTG gcTGTTCCCACTACGAGAGCAAGGGCTCAACTTCTACGCACACGAACTGACTCAGGACGAGATCAAA GAGTTCCAAAGCACTCGGGAAGCAAAGCGGAGATTCGTGGCGGCCTACTCCTTGATGTTGGACTTCTACGGAGTCAAGCTGCTGGATAAAAGTGGAAATGTTGCACGGGCCCCCAATTGGCAGGAGCGCTTCCAGCACCTTAACGA ATCCCACCACAACTACCTGCGGATCACTCGGATCCTGAAGTCCCTGGGGGAGCTCGGCTTCGAGGCCTTTAAGGTGCCGCTCGTCCGCCTCTTTCTGGAGGAGTCGTTGTGCCACGGGACCCTGCCCAACATGCAGCACAGCGTCCTGGAGTACTACGTCTACACCATCCGCCTGCCAGCCACGCGCCGGCGCTTGCTCCGCTTCGCTCGCCAGCACTACAGGCCGCCCCACGCCTTCCTCTGGGGTCCGCCGCCTAAAAAACGAGCTGGCGGTggcagcagcggcggcagcagcgCAGGGGCAGGGAGCAGTGGGATCAGAGCGCCGGCTCCGACACCGGAGCAAcacaggagggaggaggaggaggaggaggaggaggaggaacaggagaGCACCGCTTTATCAAGAAGCAGGGTCAAAGTGTCTTCCCACGATGCCATTCTGTGCCAAAACCTGACCGGATCAGGGCTGAAGGGCTGCCCGGAACTGGATGCTAACATGATTGGACTGCAGGGGGCGCTGATGGTCATAGGGGGCAGAACAGAGAGGGACGGGTATGGTGAGGCTATTCCTTTGTAG